One genomic segment of Labeo rohita strain BAU-BD-2019 chromosome 14, IGBB_LRoh.1.0, whole genome shotgun sequence includes these proteins:
- the anxa6 gene encoding LOW QUALITY PROTEIN: annexin A6 (The sequence of the model RefSeq protein was modified relative to this genomic sequence to represent the inferred CDS: substituted 1 base at 1 genomic stop codon), with protein MGKEFRGTVADHPDFDAGSDAEALYNAMKGFGSDKEAILDLITSRSNAQRQEIRAAYKSQYGKDLIDDLKYELTGKFERLIVGLMRPPAYHDAKEIKDAIKGAGTDEKCLIEILASRTNEQIHNLVAAYKDAYGRDLEEDVIGDTSGHFKKMLVVLLQGTREEDDVVSEDLVEQDAQDLYDAGEAQWGTDEAKFIMLLGNRSVTHLQLVFDEYQKIAEKSIEDSIKSELSGDFERLMLAVVQCIRSKPMFFAKRLYKSMKGLGTADNMLIRIMVSRSEIDMLDIRECFRLRYEKSLYNMIQDDTSGEYKRTLLKLCGGDDDIAGEFFPEAAQIAYKMWEISAMTKVQSRGTVRPYQNFDPASDAQALRKAMKGFGTDEDTIIDILAHRSNAQRQEIRQTFKSLLGRDLMADLKSELSKNLERLILGLMMTPAEFDAKMMKKAMEGAGTDEHALIEILVTRSNQEIQEMCAAYQNGKXKPCCRIKKSLEDAIASDTSGHFKRILIALAQGAREEDSADMARALEDAQALADACNADSGEMEDKFMSILCTRSFPHLRRVFQEFVRCSNKDIEQIIKKEMSGDVKNAMFAIVRSVKNQPSYFADRLYKAMKGLGTDDRALIRIMVSRSEIDLFNIRKEFKETHDASLHEFIQGDTSGDYRKTLLILCGGED; from the exons ATGGGCAAA GAATTCAGAGGTACAGTTGCAGATCACCCTGACTTTGATGCGGGCAGTGATGCTGAGGCCCTCTATAATGCCATGAAAGGCTTTG GAAGTGACAAGGAGGCCATCTTAGACCTGATTACCTCACGAAGCAATGCTCAGAGGCAGGAGATCCGTGCTGCATACAAATCACAGTATGGGAAG GATTTAATTGATGATCTGAAATACGAGCTGACGGGGAAGTTTGAACGTCTGATTGTGGGTTTGATGAGACCTCCAGCCTATCATGATGCCAAAGAAATCAAGGATGCCATTAAG GGAGCAGGAAcagatgagaaatgtttgattgaAATTCTGGCTTCGAGAACGAATGAGCAGATTCATAATCTGGTGGCAGCATACAAAGATG CATATGGCAGAGACCTTGAAGAGGATGTTATAGGGGACACATCTGGACATTTTAAGAAGATGCTGGTTGTTTTGCTTCAG GGGACCAGAGAGGAAGATGATGTTGTTAGTGAAGACCTCGTGGAGCAAGATGCTCAA GACCTGTATGACGCAGGAGAGGCACAGTGGGGCACAGACGAGGCCAAATTCATCATGCTGCTGGGAAACCGAAGTGTGACCCATTTGCAGTTGG tatttGATGAATACCAGAAAATTGCTGAGAAGTCCATTGAGGACAGTATTAAGAGTGAGCTCTCCGGAGACTTTGAAAGACTGATGTTGGCTGTCG TTCAGTGCATCAGGAGTAAGCCCATGTTCTTCGCCAAACGCCTTTACAAATCCATGAAG GGTCTGGGCACAGCTGATAACATGCTGATCCGCATAATGGTCTCCCGCTCTGAGATTGACATGCTGGACATCAGAGAGTGCTTCAGACTGCGCTATGAGAAATCTCTGTACAATATGATTCAG GATGACACATCTGGGGAGTACAAGCGCACCCTGTTGAAACTGTGTGGAGGAGATGACGA CATTGCAGGGGAGTTCTTCCCAGAGGCTGCACAGATTGCTTACAAGATGTGGGAAATCAGCGCCATGACCAAAGTCCAG TCAAGAGGAACTGTGCGACCATATCAAAATTTTGACCCTGCGAGTGATGCTCAAGCTCTGAGAAAAGCAATGAAGGGATTTG GCACTGATGAAGATACTATTATTGACATTTTGGCGCACAGGAGCAATGCACAGAGACAGGAGATCAGACAGACTTTTAAATCTCTTTTGGGACGG GATCTCATGGCTGACCTAAAATCAGAACTGTCCAAAAACCTCGAAAGACTCATCCTGGGTCTCATGATGACTCCAGCAGAGTTTGACGCCAAGATGATGAAGAAAGCCATGGAg gGCGCAGGGACTGATGAACATGCGTTGATTGAGATCCTGGTCACTAGGAGCAACCAGGAGATTCAGGAGATGTGTGCTGCCTATCAGAATGGTAAATAAAAACCTTGCTGT cgtataaaaaaaagtttggaggACGCCATTGCATCAGATACATCTGGGCATTTCAAACGAATCCTGATAGCTTTGGCACAG GGAGCCCGTGAGGAGGATTCAGCAGACATGGCCAGGGCCTTGGAAGATGCCCAG GCGTTGGCAGACGCATGTAATGCAGACTCCGGTGAAATGGAGGACAAGTTTATGAGTATTCTGTGCACGAGGAGTTTTCCTCACCTGAGGAGAG TGTTCCAGGAGTTTGTGAGGTGCAGCAACAAAGATATCGAACAGATCATAAAGAAGGAGATGTCAGGAGATGTTAAAAATGCCATGTTTGCTATCG TGCGGAGTGTGAAGAATCAGCCATCCTACTTTGCTGACCGATTGTACAAAGCCATGAAG GGCCTGGGAACAGACGACAGGGCTCTCATCCGTATCATGGTGTCCCGCTCCGAGATTGACCTCTTCAACATCCGCAAAGAGTTCAAGGAGACCCATGACGCCTCTTTGCATGAATTCATCCAG ggCGACACGTCGGGAGACTATCGTAAAACTCTTTTGATTCTCTGTGGAGGTGAGGACTAG